From a single Calothrix sp. NIES-2098 genomic region:
- a CDS encoding resolvase domain-containing protein, which produces MSNELEKTKRIVGYARVSSREQAVDSHALEQQIARLEAAGATEIFQDIQSGSRDNRPALKELMKSISEGKIDEVVITRIDRIARSLPKLRECIEICVDAGINLRVLDQAIDLTTSQGKLMLNLLGSLAEWETDLLSERVRHGKKYRRDKKAASESYPWGYKTVNDRYQLNETPFLCLISNRPSNYRELYHETDVTKLNALTVKEIARDCIDIFFDLKGATRALKAIFQKYGLAKINYRRTGSDGKLHWTVTGFIWWLSNPVLCGHTAYLQRINLGKGKRKKNQRENWEFVYHTHPEHRLITDEEALEIQRILKFNNKKGPIANPELDGTNSYREYAYQSGLVFCAECGSKCITKSAKRRDGGKYYYFACRYAGIGCTNLISTRKQNIEDALIQTLVQRSQALISELEQSPVPPEKSEKLKELESRLDALKKIPGFDPDLENLKAKVRQQIEEEINPFISDSILNKTTEEIIRAGNNLAIWHTLSPDDKVKIFPQIVHRIAVHNREVKEVTLKI; this is translated from the coding sequence ATGTCCAACGAATTAGAAAAAACCAAAAGAATAGTTGGTTATGCTAGAGTCTCTTCTCGTGAGCAAGCCGTTGATTCTCATGCTTTGGAGCAACAGATAGCAAGACTAGAAGCCGCCGGAGCAACAGAGATTTTTCAAGACATTCAATCTGGTAGTAGGGACAATAGACCTGCTTTGAAAGAATTGATGAAATCAATCAGCGAAGGAAAGATAGATGAAGTCGTCATCACTAGAATAGATAGAATTGCACGGTCTTTACCGAAACTGCGAGAATGTATAGAAATTTGTGTCGATGCTGGAATAAATCTCAGAGTTTTAGATCAGGCGATTGATTTGACTACATCCCAAGGCAAATTAATGCTTAATTTATTAGGCTCTCTTGCGGAATGGGAAACTGACCTTCTATCAGAGCGAGTACGTCATGGTAAAAAGTACCGTCGCGATAAAAAAGCAGCTAGCGAATCCTATCCTTGGGGTTATAAAACTGTTAACGATCGCTATCAACTCAATGAGACTCCATTTCTCTGTCTCATATCCAACAGACCATCTAATTATCGGGAACTATACCATGAAACCGATGTAACAAAACTAAATGCTTTAACCGTTAAAGAGATTGCCAGAGATTGCATTGATATTTTTTTCGACCTTAAAGGAGCTACTAGGGCTTTAAAAGCCATATTTCAAAAATATGGTTTAGCTAAAATAAATTATCGGAGAACTGGTAGCGATGGGAAATTGCATTGGACAGTTACAGGATTTATTTGGTGGTTAAGTAATCCTGTGTTATGTGGTCATACTGCCTATCTGCAACGAATTAATCTAGGGAAAGGTAAACGAAAGAAGAATCAACGCGAAAACTGGGAATTTGTCTATCATACACATCCCGAACACAGGCTCATTACTGATGAAGAAGCCTTAGAAATTCAGCGCATACTCAAGTTTAATAATAAGAAAGGGCCAATTGCAAATCCAGAACTTGATGGGACTAACTCATATCGGGAATATGCATATCAAAGTGGGCTTGTTTTCTGTGCTGAATGTGGTTCTAAATGCATTACTAAAAGTGCCAAACGTAGAGACGGAGGAAAGTATTACTACTTTGCCTGTAGATATGCAGGGATAGGATGTACAAATCTAATATCTACCCGGAAACAAAATATTGAGGATGCTCTGATTCAGACTTTAGTGCAACGTTCTCAGGCTCTCATAAGTGAGCTAGAACAATCTCCTGTACCACCGGAAAAGTCCGAGAAGTTAAAGGAATTGGAATCAAGGCTAGATGCGCTCAAAAAAATTCCGGGTTTTGATCCAGACTTAGAAAACCTCAAGGCTAAGGTTCGCCAGCAAATTGAGGAAGAAATTAATCCTTTTATCTCTGATTCTATTTTGAATAAGACTACGGAGGAAATTATTCGTGCTGGGAATAATTTGGCAATTTGGCACACGCTTTCTCCTGATGATAAGGTCAAAATTTTTCCGCAGATCGTCCATAGGATCGCTGTCCACAACAGAGAAGTTAAAGAAGTTACTCTCAAGATTTGA